The DNA segment CCAGCGCCTGAAGGGTAAGGAAGGGCGCTTCCGCGGTAGCCTGTCCGGAAAGCGGGTGAACTTCTCCGCCCGAACCGTCATCTCGCCGGACCCGACGCTCTCGCTCAACGAGGTTGGCGTGCCCGACCGAGTCGCCACGGAGATGACCCAGACGATGCTCGTCACCGAGCGCAACGTCGAGGAGGCGCGTCGCTACGTCGCGAACGGGCCGAACACGCACCCCGGCGCGAACTACGTCCGCCGCCCCGACGGGCGGCGACTGAAGGTGACCGAGAAGAACGCCGAGGCGCTGGCCGGGATGACCGAGCAGGCCGACGAGGAGGGCGTTCAAACTGTGGGCCCCGGCTGGGAGGTCAACCGCCATCTCGTCGACGGCGACATCATCATCTTCAACCGCCAGCCATCGCTCCACCGGATGTCCATCATGGCCCACGAGGTCGTGGTCATGCCGTACAAGACGTTCCGACTGAACACCGTCGTCTGTCCGCCGTACAACGCCGACTTCGACGGCGACGAGATGAACATGCACGCCTTACAGAACGAGGAGGCCCGTGCGGAGGCCCGCGTCCTCATGCGCGTCCAGGAGCAGATCCTCTCGCCCCGCTTCGGTGAGAACATCATCGGCGCCATCCAGGACCACATCTCTGGAACCTACCTGCTGACCCACGACAACCCGCACTTCAACGAGACGCAGGCACTCGACCTCCTGCGGGCGACCCGGGTCGACGAACTGCCCGAGCCCGACGGCGTCGACGAGGACGGGGTCGAGTACTGGACCGGCCACACCGTGTTCTCGGAGCTGTTGCCGGACGACCTGACCGTCGAGTTCACCGGGACCGTCGACGACGTCGTCATCGAGGACGGCCAGCTCGTCTCCGGCACCATCGCCGAGGACGAGGTCGGCGGCTTCGGCGGGGAGATCGTCGACACGATCACGAAGGCCTACGGCAACACCCGTGCACGCATCTTCATCAACGAGCTGTCGACGCTCGCCATGCGGACGATCATGCACTTTGGCTTCTCGATCGGGATCGACGACGAGACGATCGAACCCGAAGCGCGCGAGCAGATCGACGAGACGATCGACGAGGCCTACGAGCACGTCCAGGAGCTGATCGAGGCCTACGACAACGGCGAGCTCGAGAGCCTGCCTGGACGCACCGTCGACGAGACGCTCGAGATGAAGATCATGCAGGCGCTCTCGCGTGCGCGTGACAACGCCGGGACGATCGCGGAGGAGCACTTCGAGTCGGACAACCCGGCAGTCGTCATGGCCGAATCCGGCGCCCGCGGATCGATGCTCAACCTCACCCAGATGGCGGGATCGGTCGGCCAGCAGGCGGTTCGCGGCGAGCGCATCAACCGCGGCTACGAGGACCGAACGCTGAGTCACTACAAGCCAAACGACCTCTCCGCGGAAGCCCACGGGTTCGTCGAGAACTCCTACACGGCCGGACTCACGCCGCGTGAGTTCTTCTTCCACGCGATGGGTGGTCGCGAGGGGCTGGTCGACACGGCAGTTCGAACCTCGAAGTCCGGCTACCTGCAGCGTCGTCTCATCAACGCGCTCTCGGAACTCGAAGCGCAGTACGACGGTACCGTCCGGGACACCTCCGACACCATCGTCCAGTTCGAGTTCGGCGAGGACGGCACCTCCCCGGTCAAGGTCTCCTCCGGCGACGACTTCGACATCGACGTCGAGACGATCGCCGATCGCGTCATCGAGTCCGAGTTCGAAGACGAGGCCGAGAAGTCGCAGTTCCTCGGAAGCGAGCCGCGACAGACGAACCTCTCCGAACACGCGGACGATCGACTCGTCGAGAACGCGGGGGTGAGCTCCGATGACTAGCGCGAGCGCGCTCGGGCTCGACGACGACGTCGAAGCCGTCGTCGAAGATACGGCGCTTCCGCCGCGACTCAAAGAACGCGTCTACGAGACGTTGGCCGACCGCGACGGTGTGACCGTCGAACAGGCCGACGAGGTCGCACGTGCCGTCGAGAACCGGTACCTGGACACGCGGGTCGACCCGCTCGATCCGGTCGGAACGGTCTCGGCGCAGTCGATCGGCGAACCGGGAACCCAGCTGACGATGAACACGTTCCACTACGCGGGCGTCGCGGAGATCGACGTCACGCAGGGACTGCCGCGACTCATCGAACTGGTCGACGCCCGGAAGACGCCTGATACGCCGATGATGACGGTCCACTTAGAAGAGGAGTACGCTACCGAACGCGAGATGGCCCACGAGGTCGTCTGGAACTTAGAGGCGACGAAGATCCTCGCGCTGGGCGACGTCTCGACCAACGTCGCCGACATGCGCGTCGTCATCTCGCTCAACGCCGATACGTTACAAGAGCGGATGATCACGGCCGAGGAGGTCGCCGAGATCATCGAAGACCAGCTCGGCGTGAAGACGGTCCAGAACGGGACGACCGTCGAGTTCGGCCCGGAAGAACCGTCCTACCGGGATCTCCTCCAGCTCGTCGAGGAGCTGCGCGACATCACGTTCAAGGGGATCGAGGACATCTCGCGGGTCGTCATCCGCCGTGAAGAGATGGACGAGTCGCCGTTCGACGCGGACGAGGAGTTCGTCCTCTACACCGAGGGGTCGGCCTTCGGCGACGCGCTCGCGATCGAGGGTGTCGACGCGACGCGGACCACGTGTAACAACATCCACGAGATTCACCGCAACCTCGGCATCGAGGCCGCTCGCGAGACCATCATCGAGGAGACCCACAACACGCTGGCCGAGCAGGGTCTCGACGACGTCAACGTCCGCCACCTGATGCTGGTCGCGGACATCATGACCAACGAGGGAACGATCGAATCCATCGGTCGTCACGGCATCTCCGGTGCGAAAGACTCTGTGCTGGCACGGGCCGCCTTCGAGGTGACGGTCAACCACCTGCTCAACGCCGCGATCCACGGCGAGGTCGACAAACTACAGGGCGTCACCGAGAACGTTATCGTCGGCAAGCCGATCAAACTCGGGACCGGCGACGTCGACCTCCGGATGGGGTCGTCGAAGAGCCGCTCCGACTGATGGACCTGACGCTCGACGACGAGGCGCGCCGGTATCTCGCCCTCTTCGAGGACGTGACCGGCGCTCCGGGTCGGGACTGTATTCACATCGACGATCGGCTGGTAATCGTCGTCGCGCGCGGTCACATCGCGGAGGCGATCGGCCGTGGCGGCGAGACGGTCGAACGGTTCGAAGATCGCGTCGACGTGCCGGTCAGACTCGTCGAGTACGCCGACGACCCGGCCGACTTCGTCGCCAACGCGCTCGCGCCCGCCGCAGTGTACAACGTTACGATGAGCGAAAACGATGGGACGGTGGCGTACGTCGAGGTGGCGGACGAAGACCGCGGCGTGGCGATCGGGCGGGACGGTCGGACGATCGAGACCGCACGGATGCTGGCCGCCCGTCACTTCGACATCGACGACGTCCAGTTGACGTGACCGGGTCGGTCGCGTATCCGTCCGACCGTTTTCGGACGCTTTCAATCAGGGTACCGCGGGTGCTGACTTCTTTCTCTCTCACTCTCTCTGCTTCGTGGTGACAATTCGCACGTCCTGGTCGACACGTTCCGTTCGAACAGGTCCGGTCGGATGAGAATGCTTATGGGGACGAACACGGCATTCACGTGATAGATACGTGCCGCTCGATCGGCGTCGACGATCGATTTCCCCTCCAGAATCATGGCCTTACGCACCGTCCTCCTCGTAACCGTCCTCCTCGTCTCGCTCGGGTTCGTCGGGACGTGTGCGGTCTGTCTCGACCGCTCTCGCGTCCGACACACCGTGGGTACCGTTCGGCCCCGACTCCGCGACATCGCTCCGTACGTCGGCGTCGCGGCCGGCTTTCTCCTCCTGAAGTTCCTCTTCTCGGAGCACCTGGTCCGTCTCTCGATGTGGATCGGCTGGGACGTGACTGACGACATTTACGCACTCGAAGGTGCGTTCGTCGCGTCCCTCCAGTCGGTCGTTCCCGAGGCGATGATCGAACCGGCGTCGATCCTCTATATGTTCGGCTTTCCGTACCTGCTCGCGACGGCGCCGATACTCTACGCGACCCTCCCCTCGCTTCGTCGACTCAAGGAACTGCTGATCGCATACCTGCTCAACTACGTCGTCGGCGGCATGCTCATGTACACGCTGTTCGTCGCGTACGGACCGCGAAATTACCTCGATTCTGTACAGGGACTCATGTACGACTTCTACCCCGAGACGCAGGAACTGACCGCGGCTATCGCGGACAACACGAACGTCTTCCCGTCGCTCCACACGTCGCTTTCGGTCGTCGTTCTGCTGTTCGCGTGGCGGACCCGCAAACAGTTCCCCCGGTGGTCCGTCCTCTCTTCTCTCGTCGCCAGCGGCGTCGTCTTCTCGACGATGTACCTGGGGATTCACTGGGTGATCGACGTCGTCGCGGGGATCGTCCTCGCGCTCTGGAGCGTCGTCACGGCGGAGCGGGTCGTCGATCGGGTCGAAGGCGACCGGAAGCGCCGGACGACGGATCGGGACGTCGCCATCGGCTCCGACGTCGACGTGGGCGATTGACCGCCGGTCGAGCGCGAGTCGCGTCTTCCAACGCGGCCCACGCCGCGAGGACTCCGCTCCGCGTCCGAAACGCCACGAGATCCCTTCATCGACCCCCGTCGAGCGCTCTCGTCGTCTCGTTTCCGATCCAAAAGGGGACGCTTAAGTGCGTTCGTCGGATAACGACGGGTACTATGGCAAACGGCAAATACGCCGCGCGGAAGCTGAAGAAGGACCGCCAGACACAGCGGTGGTCCGACTCGGACTACGCGCGACGCGCTCGTGGCCTTCGCGAGAAGTCGGACCCGCTCGAGGGTGCGCCGCAGGCCCGCGGCATCGTCTTAGAGAAGATCGGCATCGAGGCGAAACAGCCCAACTCGGCCATCCGAAAGTGTGTCCGGGTCCAGCTCATCAAGAACGGCAAGCAGGTCTCGGCGTTCTGTCCCGGCGACGGCGCGATCAGCTTCATCGACGAGCACGACGAGGTCACCATCGCCGGCATCGGTGGGGCGAAGGGTCGTGCGATGGGTGACATCTCCGGTGTCAACTACAAGGTCGAGAAGGTAAACGGTGTCTCGCTCATCGAACTGGTCCGCGGGAACGCGGAGAAACCGGTGCGATAACCATGAGCGCCGACGACCAACCCGAACCCGACGCACCCGCTGGCGGCGAGGAATCGGACCTCTCCGCGAAGCTCTTCGGCCGCTGGGAGATCGCCGAGATCGAGTACAACGACCCCTCGACCAAGCGTTACATCTCCGTGACGCCCGTGGCCCACACCGCGGGTCGCCACGCCTCGAAGCAGTTCCAGAAGTCAGAGATCTCCATCGTCGAGCGATTCATCAATCGCCTGATGCAGACCGAGGAGAATACCGGCAAGAAACAGCAGACGCTCAACCTCGTCCGCGAGGCGTTCGAACTGATCTACGAGCGTACCGACGAGAACCCGATCCAGATCCTCGTCACCGCCGTGGAGAACGCCGCGCCGCGCGAGGAGACGGTTCGCCTGAAGTACGGCGGCATCTCGGTCCCGAAGGCAGTCGACGTCGCCCCCCAGCGCCGCGTCGACCAGGCCCTGAAGTTCCTGGCCGAGGGCGTCCAGAGCGCCTCGTTCAAGTCGCCCACCTCTGCCGAGGAGGCCATCGCGAACCAGCTCGTCGGCGCCGCCGAGGGCGACGTCGGCACCTACGCCGTCGGACAGAAAGAGGAGAAAGAGCGCGTCGCTGCCGCCGCGAGATAACGTACGCTTCGCGATTTTCTGTCGTATTCCTTCGACCGCGACGAGGAGAGCGATCGCCGACGGCGTGGACCGTATCGCTCAGTCCGACTGCTCTGCGAGCCGGGCGTACGCGTCCCATGACGGGTCTACGTGCGGATGCTCGAGTCGGTCGCCGTCGACCATCACGCCCGTCCCGTCCTCGACGCGGCCGATCTCGGCCACCGGCGTTCCCCGGTCCGTGAGCGCGTCTCGGACGGCGTCCACACCGTCCGGCTCGACGGCGATCACGAGTGAGCCACAACTGGTCGCCGCCCAGGGGTCGATCTCCAGGTGGTGACAGACCGCGGCGACGCCGGGGCGCATCGGGACGGCCTCGCGTTCGACCGAGAAGCGAGCATTTGCGCCGTCGGCCATCTCGTTCAACGCGCCGGCGAGGCCACCTTCGGTGACGTCGTGCATGGCTCGCACGGGGCCCGCCGCGGCAGCGGTGAGGGCGTCACGGACGCTGAATACCTCTTCGAGGCGATTCTGGGCCGCTGCGACGGTCTCGGCCGGGAGATCGAGTTGTTCTGGAAAGCACGTACTCAGGAGTCCGACCGCCTCCGCGGCGGGTCCCGACGTCAACAGGAGTCTGTCTCCCGCTCGCGCACCGTCCGGGCGGACGATATCGTCGTGATCGCCGACCCCCATCGCCGTCGCCGCGCCAATCCACGGGTAGGAGACGTCGCCGTATCGTGCGGTGTGGCCGGTCACGACCGACACGCCGAGGTCGACGCACTCGGCGTGGATTTCCTCCCACACGGTCGCGAACGAGTCGTCGGTCATCGACGCCGGCAGGGTGAAACAGATCGAGAGGTGCGTCGGCGGGACGCCGCTTACCGCGACGTCCGCGAGGACGACGTCGAGCGCGAACCGGGCCGCCCGCTCGTAACCGAGATCGGGCAGGATCGAGAGCGGGTCGGTCGCGGTCACGAGCGCCCGGCCGTCGACGTCGACGACGCCGAAGTCGACGCCGTGTGCCGGTCCGAGAGCGACGTCTGTTCGGTCGGCGCCGAGGTTCGACGCGATGTAACGCTCGAAGAACGGTCGGTCGATCTTTCCGAGGTCGGACACGACTGGGACGTCGGCTACCGTCGGCTTAGCGATGGGGGTTTCCGCCGCCTCGATGTGAGGCCCCGGCGGCGCCGTTCGGCGTGGCGAATCTAACCCGGACGAGCGGTCGCAGCCGGGTGAACCGGCTCAGGGGTTCGGACCGACGATCGTCACGACGATGCCCGGAATATGCAGTACCGGACGGGAAGTCAGGCAACGTCGGCACCGAGGCAGTCGTTCGGTGTCATCCTGGCCGTGTTGTTCTCGTGCGACCATCGGACCGTCGTCGCGTTCGTCGCCTGCTCCTTCGCCGTTCGGATCGTCTGTATCTTCACCTTTCGTATCGGCAGACGCGGATGCGGTACCGGTCTCGGGTTCGTCCCGTCGTGCGTCGAGTGGTGGCCGGCCCTGCCAGTTCGACCGCCCCGGAGCGCCCCAATCTATACGTCGTATTCGACCGAACCTGGCGGTATGTCCGACGACGGGCCCTCGTACGGCCGGGAGCGATTGATCGAAGTCTATACCCAGGGGATGCTGGCCGACGAACGGCCTTCGATCCCGCCGCGCTTCGACGATCTGGAGGCGGCCGCCCGCGAGGCGCTCGACCCGGACGCCTACGCGTACGTCGCGGGGAGCGCCGGCGCCGAACGGACCGATGCGGCGAACCGAGCGGCGTTCTCTACCTGGCGGCTCGTCCCCCGAATGCTTCGTGACGTCGCCGATCGCGACCTGACGGTGTCGCTGTTCGGAACCGAGTACCCGGCGCCGGTCGGCCTGGCGCCGATCGGCGTCCAGTCCATCATACACGACGAGGGCGAACTGGCGTCCGCTCGCGCGGCCGCCGACCTCGGCCTCCCGTTCGTCTCGAGTTCGGCGGCCTCGGAACCGATGGAGGACGTCGCCGACGCCGTCGGTGACGGCCCGGCCTGGTTTCAGCTCTACTGGAGTTCGAACCGGGACCTGACGGCGAGCTTCGTCGATCGAGCCGAGCGCGCGGGCTACGACGCGCTCGTCGTGACCGTCGATACGCCGATCATCAGCTGGCGCGAGCGAGACGTCGAGCGGGGCTACCTGCCCTTCCTCGACGCGGAGGGCGTCGGGAACTACTTCTCGGACCCCGTTTTCGAGGAACTGCTGGGGCAGGACCCCGTAGAAAACGTGGGTGCGGCGGTCATGCAGTTCGTCGACGTCTTCGGCGACGCGTCGCTCACCTGGGAGGATCTCGCGTGGCTTCGTGACCTGACCGACCTGCCGATTATCGTGAAGGGGATCGTCCACCCCGAGGACGCCGAACTGGCCGTCGAATCTGGTGCCGACGGCGTGGTCGTCTCGAACCACGGAGGCCGGCAGGTCGACAACGCCCTGCCGGCGATCGAAGCGCTCCCCGCTGTGGTCGACCACCTCGAAGCGGTGGGCGACGGCGACGTGCCCGTCTGCTTCGACAGGGGCATCCGGCGCGGCGCCGACGCCGTGACCGCGCTGGCGCTCGGTGCCGAGCTGGTCTTCCTCGGACGGCCGTACGTATACGGACTGGCGATCGACGGCGAGGACGGCGTCCGCGAGGTCTGCCGGAACTTCCTGGCGGACCTCGATCTGACGATGGGGCTCTCGGGGTGTTCGAGCGTCTCGGAACTCGACCGATCGATGCTGGTTCGGAGGGGTGAGGTGCCGTTCGGGGACGGTACCTAGTCCGCCGCCGGTCCGTCCCCGTCGACGTACGACCGGGTCGCCGCCTAACGCTAACCGCTTGTCGAATCAATTCTTTGTCACCGCTGCCTCCCACGATCTGTAAGTGCTAGTCTCGAGTTCCATCCAGCTAATCGAGTGCCTGCTCCACTCGTGTGTGAAACGTGAGCCGATCCGCTCGTACCAGTAGCGTGGCCGTTTTCGAAGTGATGTGGATTGGCCTTCAATTTCGGACCGAGGGGAGACGGCGATGGGCGGGCAATCGCCGTCCGCTCTAGGGTATCGGCATCTGCCCGATGAACAGGGGCGTCTCTTCGAGGTATCCCTGCGGTTGCACCGCCACGAAGACTACAACGTCGCATCAATCGACTTCGCGCTCAATGAACGCATCGCCGAACACTCCGATGGCGAGAGCCGGATTCAGCCGACAATGGGGCGCCGGTCTCCGTCATATTTCTCGTACCACAGGAATAGCCGTCGCCCACCTCCAATACGGAGGTGCTATCGTAACAGATTGAAAAAATTACTTATACTAAACACAGTATGATATGCTGTGAGTAGAGGTCATATTACGTTTCAATCGTTGGTTCGATCTTCCGTCCAGGTAGCGCTCCTCTGACAACTCGCAGACGAACAGGCATCGGTATCCGAACTGGAGTCGACTGTCGGTGCGACGCGACGAACGGTGTTGGGAAATCTGAACCGACTCGAAGCCGATTGGTGGGTTGGACAGTTGAACGATCGATATTATCTCAATTCTATCGTGAAGTTTTTCGTCGACGACCACGCGGCATCTCTCGAGCGTGCAGAACCAATCCAAGAACTCGTTTCCCAGTTCGATTCGATACATCCGGCGCTCGCAGTGACACTCGTCGATGGTAGCGCCATCGAGGTCACAGCCTCGCCGCTCGTGACCGTCCCAATAGCCACTCTCGTACGCTCCGTTTGGATCGTCGGACCGCTCCTGATTGGAGACGCCGTCTTCCGTCGGGAGGTTATCCACACGTGAGTAACGGAACCGATCGAAACGGCAATCCCGACGACAGCGTGCCCCGTGCGGTATTTGCCTTCGTGTTGAAGGAACTCCGCCATTTCCGCCGATCGTGGGGGGTAGTACTCGTCGTTGTCTATCTCGCCGTCTCGGTTCGTCGGATCGCACGTGGCGTGACTCCGCCAGCGGGGACCAGCCAGGGCGGCAGATACAGCACCTACACGTATCTCGACGTTCCCGAAACGTTCGACGCCGTATACGCCGTGTATGGGTTCACGAGCCCCTCCTGGCACGTAAATTCGTTGTTGTTTTTGGTGCCATTGATCGGACTGCTACTCGGGTACGGGACGATTGCGACCGAGCGCGAAACCGGCCAGTTGTTCACGTCGTTGTCGCTCCCGTCTCCGCGCAGTACAGTACTGTACGGGACGTACTTCGGACGGGCAATCGTACTCGCTTGTGCGATCGGTGTCGTGCTAGCCGTCGGGTGGATCTCCATCACGAATCGGTTCGAAACGGTGTCCGTGTGGCGATACCTGGTTTTCTCACTCGCGACGATCGGGTACGGACTCGTTTGGCTGAGCATCGGAGTCGCAATCTCGGCAGTGTTCTCGACGGCCCGGCGGGCGGCTGCGGGTGTCTTCGTCGCGTTCGGCTACCAGCTCCTTCCAGTACACGAAGTCGTTCTCGGACTCTCACCCCTGTATCCGTACTATCACGTGATCGACCCTCGACAAGCGTATCTCGTCCTCGTCGCCGCTCCGTACGACCATTTGATTCCGAAAACGCACGTCGACGCCGTACTCGGGAGCGGCGGTTTCGGATCGTACCAGATGTCCACCGAATTCGCGGCGGATGCCGTCCCCTGGTTCTTTTCGTGGCCGATCGCTGTGGCGGTACTCGCCCTCTGGATCGCCTTCCCGCTGTGGTTCGCCTGTAACCAGCTCGACCGACTAGAACGTACGTCCAATTCATGACCGATTCCTCAGATTCGACCGCGAAGAACTCGAAAACGCCACACGGACGTTTGGCGTCGTGGCTGCACCCGACGACCTGGATTTCGATCTGACGATGCGGCTTTTTGGCGGTCGAGCGTCTCGGAACTCGACCGATCGATGCTGGTTCGGACGAGTGAGGTACTGGAGGGAGTTAGTAGGGTGATCGAATTGGTGGCAAATCTCCGGCTGCCTGCGATTCTCGTCGATTCAGGTGTTTCTTCGACTCCCAGTGATCCTGCACTCGCCCTTATTTTCCTCCTCAGTCAGTCCTCTCATTCAGCTGTTTCGTCGTTCGGGTGGAACAGTTGGTGTATCGAGCGCTGGTTGTGTTGGCTTGGATCCTTTTTCCGCCAATTTTTGAATCGATAACCACGATTATATAGTAGAAGGGAACACCTACCATTTTACATTTCTTCAATATGGGAAATATTTTAACCAATAGTATCTAATGGTCATACACCTCCATGAATGATAGCCCAGTTGGAATGTTGGTTGGGTCCCCAGTTCGGGTTCAATTGCTCGCAGAACTGGTCGAATCCGCACAAACCGTTACCGAACTCGATGCTGAGATCGACGCGACGCGGCGGACTGTGCGTAGAAATCTGAGCCAACTCGAAACCGAGGGGTGGATACGCCGGTCAGAACAGACGTATTCCGTCGTGCCTGTCGCGGAGAGCTTTATCTCCGAACTCCTCGAGTATCACGAACGCGCAGCGCGCCTTCACGAACTCGTCTGCGCTCTCGAACACATACCGACCGATCGGGTGGATGTGCCATCCGATGTATTAGTTGACTGTGAATCGGTCGTTCGACACCCTTCTGACCCTGCCGGCCCACAAGACGAAGTTCTCTCAGCCGTCAGATCCGCTTCTACCGTTTTAACTTTCGTTCCGACAGTAACGAAGCAACTCGTCGATGCGCATGAAACCGCTCTCGGAGTGGAGAACCAAGTGGAGATTATCGTGGGCTCGACTGGACTAGAGTGTATTCGGTCGTCGGACGTGATCGATCCGTCGTCCGCATTTCTCGGATCACTATACGTATACGAACACCCAATGGAGCCCGTTGGGATCGTCCGTACAGATGACCGAACGCTGCTGCTGAGTTACGATGGATACGGGACGCTGCACGCTCTCGTATCCGGTTTTCATCCCCAGTTTCAATCGTGGGGATCTGGATTTTACGAGACCGTCCGGAAGAATTCAGCTGCAGTCGACCGGACCGACGTTTGATCCGCTGTCCTGTCTGTCTCGGGTGACGAGGGGTGTCGTAATGACGGCCCGTAACGAATGACAGCAGATATCATTTAATTTGATGCTCCTCTAGTACTGAACGTCATGCAAGATGACGATCAGAATCCGTCCGGAATCGACCGCCGTTCGCTCCTTCGACGTGCAAGCACGGGCGCTGGAGTGCTGCTCGGTGTGAACAGTATCGGGACGGCTACGGCTCGGAAACGAAATTCGTGGACGTTCGATGTGGAGGTTGACGACATCACTGGACTAACGTCGGCATCGATCGAAGTACAAAAACAGGGCACTCGGGGAACAGTGATCCACAGATTCACGTACGATTCAGAGACGGTTGCCAAACTGGATCGGAGAACGGGTGCATCGTTGGCACTTGAAACGACGGATTTGTCGGCTAGACCGGCGGACAAGCAAGCGCAGACTGACGCCAGGAATGTCCCAAACGCAGAACAAACCATCAGTCCGGACGAGCTCGACCGAGCGACGGTAGCGATCGAATCGAGAGAAGCAACCATCGAGAGAAACAGGAGCAAGACAGCCGCTGGCGTAGAAAGCGACTGGGATCTAATGGCCTATGCCAATACGACTTCCCCGCGCTGTGGAACGCTTGCGGAGTCGGACGTGCTCATCGACCAGCACTTTTACTCGGGCCTCAATTACTACTTCGATGATTCGGAGCTGTCGGCCGACGGTCTTGGATCGGACTGTCCCTGGTGGATCCCAATTGAAACCGAGTGGCACCTGGGTTCGACTGGCCATGATCACGGAATGAATACTATCACCGCAGAAGCAGCGTTCTATAATGACGATTTCCCGGACCGGGGATCGGTCGATTCGGACCACTCGTATGATCTGACTGCTGGCGGGGAGTATGACATGGAAGTGGTGAACACTGGCGCCTGGTCAAGCCTTCTCCTCGAGGTGAAAAGTGATTCAGGTCTCGAAAATGTATGAATTGATAATATATTTAAGTGATGGTGTGCATAAAATAGGTATATAGGAGAATATGACTTTCAGTTCTATTGCGTCGATATTTTCAATCGAATTGAGACAGCACTATCGGTCGCGACGGACGGTGGTGACTGTCACTATCGTGACATTCGTCTGTACGAACCTCTCGTTCAACGCCCTCCGGGTCACCGACGTTGCTCGAGGGCGACAACTTGGAACACACGATCAGTTTTATCTCCGTTCAATCGGCAACGACCTCTTTTTCCCTGTCATGGCGTCGGTGTCGACCCTCCAGCTCTTTCTCGTCTGTTTCGCAACGCTTCTCGGTGCCGGGACGATCGTCGGTGGCCGTGAGGACGGAACGCTTCGAACGCATCAGTCGTTGCCCGTCGGTCGACGAGCGGTATTTCTCGGCCACGTTCTCGCCCGTCTGACGGTCGTGGCGACCGTGCTCGCCATCGTCTACGGTCTCACACTCGTCCAGGCATACCGGAGCGGCCTCACCCCGTCGCTGACGACCGGAGTTACCTTTATCGGCGTCGTGGTCGTCCACTTGGCCGGCTTCGTCGTCGTCGGTGTCGCGCTGTCGACGATTCGACGCCGGCGCAGCGTCGTCTTCGCTGCGGCGCTGGTGGCCGCGGTCGGACTGTTGCTGGTGTCACTTCCGCTTTCGATGGTTTCTCCTCGGCTGACCCTCATCGGTCCTGGGCCAATTTTCAGTACGCTGGTCGCCAGCCTTGACGATCGCGTGTACACAGCATTTCAGGTCGCACACGGGGGCGGAAGTACTGCCGTTAATTTC comes from the Halovivax cerinus genome and includes:
- a CDS encoding DNA-directed RNA polymerase subunit A': MRQSTPKDIGSIDFGLMEPEEYRDMSATKIITADTYDDDGFPIDMGLMDPRLGVIDPGLECKTCGKHSGSCNGHFGHIELAAPVIHVGFTKLIRRLLRGTCRSCSRLLLTEDERDEFRDQIDESRKLGRDLNDVTKAAIRQARKKDRCPFCGEIQYDIEHEKPTTYYEVQEVLTSEYSQRIAGAMQGDEEEGIERTTPDELAEKTEIDLTRINEILSGSFRPREEQREAIEKALSIDLTDEDTNKLMPSDIRDWFEAIPDEDIEVLGIDAERSRPEWMILTVLPVPPVTARPSITLDNGQRSEDDLTHKLVDIIRINQRFMENREAGAPQLIIEDLWELLQYHVTTFMDNEISGTPPARHRSGRPLKTLSQRLKGKEGRFRGSLSGKRVNFSARTVISPDPTLSLNEVGVPDRVATEMTQTMLVTERNVEEARRYVANGPNTHPGANYVRRPDGRRLKVTEKNAEALAGMTEQADEEGVQTVGPGWEVNRHLVDGDIIIFNRQPSLHRMSIMAHEVVVMPYKTFRLNTVVCPPYNADFDGDEMNMHALQNEEARAEARVLMRVQEQILSPRFGENIIGAIQDHISGTYLLTHDNPHFNETQALDLLRATRVDELPEPDGVDEDGVEYWTGHTVFSELLPDDLTVEFTGTVDDVVIEDGQLVSGTIAEDEVGGFGGEIVDTITKAYGNTRARIFINELSTLAMRTIMHFGFSIGIDDETIEPEAREQIDETIDEAYEHVQELIEAYDNGELESLPGRTVDETLEMKIMQALSRARDNAGTIAEEHFESDNPAVVMAESGARGSMLNLTQMAGSVGQQAVRGERINRGYEDRTLSHYKPNDLSAEAHGFVENSYTAGLTPREFFFHAMGGREGLVDTAVRTSKSGYLQRRLINALSELEAQYDGTVRDTSDTIVQFEFGEDGTSPVKVSSGDDFDIDVETIADRVIESEFEDEAEKSQFLGSEPRQTNLSEHADDRLVENAGVSSDD
- the rpoA2 gene encoding DNA-directed RNA polymerase subunit A'' encodes the protein MTSASALGLDDDVEAVVEDTALPPRLKERVYETLADRDGVTVEQADEVARAVENRYLDTRVDPLDPVGTVSAQSIGEPGTQLTMNTFHYAGVAEIDVTQGLPRLIELVDARKTPDTPMMTVHLEEEYATEREMAHEVVWNLEATKILALGDVSTNVADMRVVISLNADTLQERMITAEEVAEIIEDQLGVKTVQNGTTVEFGPEEPSYRDLLQLVEELRDITFKGIEDISRVVIRREEMDESPFDADEEFVLYTEGSAFGDALAIEGVDATRTTCNNIHEIHRNLGIEAARETIIEETHNTLAEQGLDDVNVRHLMLVADIMTNEGTIESIGRHGISGAKDSVLARAAFEVTVNHLLNAAIHGEVDKLQGVTENVIVGKPIKLGTGDVDLRMGSSKSRSD
- a CDS encoding NusA-like transcription termination signal-binding factor, which encodes MDLTLDDEARRYLALFEDVTGAPGRDCIHIDDRLVIVVARGHIAEAIGRGGETVERFEDRVDVPVRLVEYADDPADFVANALAPAAVYNVTMSENDGTVAYVEVADEDRGVAIGRDGRTIETARMLAARHFDIDDVQLT
- a CDS encoding phosphatase PAP2 family protein, with the protein product MALRTVLLVTVLLVSLGFVGTCAVCLDRSRVRHTVGTVRPRLRDIAPYVGVAAGFLLLKFLFSEHLVRLSMWIGWDVTDDIYALEGAFVASLQSVVPEAMIEPASILYMFGFPYLLATAPILYATLPSLRRLKELLIAYLLNYVVGGMLMYTLFVAYGPRNYLDSVQGLMYDFYPETQELTAAIADNTNVFPSLHTSLSVVVLLFAWRTRKQFPRWSVLSSLVASGVVFSTMYLGIHWVIDVVAGIVLALWSVVTAERVVDRVEGDRKRRTTDRDVAIGSDVDVGD
- a CDS encoding 30S ribosomal protein S12, whose product is MANGKYAARKLKKDRQTQRWSDSDYARRARGLREKSDPLEGAPQARGIVLEKIGIEAKQPNSAIRKCVRVQLIKNGKQVSAFCPGDGAISFIDEHDEVTIAGIGGAKGRAMGDISGVNYKVEKVNGVSLIELVRGNAEKPVR
- a CDS encoding 30S ribosomal protein S7 — translated: MSADDQPEPDAPAGGEESDLSAKLFGRWEIAEIEYNDPSTKRYISVTPVAHTAGRHASKQFQKSEISIVERFINRLMQTEENTGKKQQTLNLVREAFELIYERTDENPIQILVTAVENAAPREETVRLKYGGISVPKAVDVAPQRRVDQALKFLAEGVQSASFKSPTSAEEAIANQLVGAAEGDVGTYAVGQKEEKERVAAAAR